Proteins encoded within one genomic window of Marasmius oreades isolate 03SP1 chromosome 4, whole genome shotgun sequence:
- a CDS encoding uncharacterized protein (BUSCO:EOG09264ZQC), translating to MRAVVQRVASASVTVDSETVSQISQGLMVLVGIGKDDTMADATTLINKIIRLRVFDDTEGKMWKRSVKDIDGDVLCVSQFTLFANTNKGYKPDFHHAMASDSSRELYSSFLEKLKEAYIPEKIKDGRFGAMMNVSLTNEGPVTFTIDTRKLGYVDA from the exons ATGCGCGCCGTTGTTCAAAGGGTAGCATCTGCCTCTGTAACCG TCGACAGTGAGACCGTCTCCCAAATTTCACAAGGCTTGATGGTTCTGGTTGGAATAGGAAAAG ATGATACTATGGCAGATGCGACGACTCTGATCAACAAGAT CATCAGATTACGCGTCTTCGACGACACTGAGGGAAAAATGTGGAAACGGAGCGTCAAGGACATAGACGGCGACGTTTTATGTGTATCTCAGTTCACTCTTTTCGCAAACACAAACAAAGGATATAAGCCTGACTTTCATCATGCAATG GCTTCAGATTCGTCTCGAGAACTCTATTCATCGTTTCTCGAAAAGCTGAAAGAAGCATATATACCGGAAAAGATCAAAG ACGGGAGATTCGGCGCGATGATGAATGTTTCGCTCACAAACGAG GGACCTGTAACCTTCACGATAGACACCAGGAAGCTCGGGTATGTCGATGCTTAA